TGGCTTTGGACGCGGCCCATGAAGCGTTTAAATCGTGGAGTAAGACTTCACCTACCTACAGAAGCAATCTGCTTATGAAAATTGCCCAGGTTATAGAAGACAATTTAGAATATCTGGCTATTGTTGAAACAATTGATAATGGAAAAGCTGTCAGAGAAACATTAGCGGCAGATTTGCCTTTGGTTGTGGACCATTTCAGATACTTTGCAGGAGTAATCAGAGGAGATGAAGGTACGATTGCAGAACATGATGAAAATACTGTTAGTATTGTACTGCATGAGCCTATTGGTGTCGTGGGACAGATTATTCCGTGGAATTTTCCGCTTTTGATGGCAACCTGGAAAATAGCTCCGGCTCTCGCTGCTGGTTGTTGTACGGTTGTAAAACCGGCAGAACAGACTCCGGTTTCAATTATGATTTTAATGGAACTGATAGGTGATATTTTACCTCCCGGCGTATTGAATATTGTTAACGGCTACGGAATCGAAGTCGGAAAACCATTGGCAACATCTTCAAGGATTTCTAAAGTAGCCTTTACGGGAAGTACCACTTCGGGAAGATTGATCATGCAATATGCAGCTGAAAACATTATTCCTTCCACTATGGAATTAGGAGGAAAATCGCCTAATATTTTCTTTAAATCGGTAGCTGATGCAGACGACGAGTTTTTTGACAAAGCCATCGAAGGCGCCGTTTTATTTGCCTTAAATCAGGGTGAAGTATGTACCTGTCCGTCAAGAATGCTAATCCACGAAGACATTTATGACAAATTCATTGCTAAAGTAATTGAACGTACCAAAGCAATTAAAACCCTGCATCCTTTGGATAAGTCTTGTATGATGGGAGCGCAGACTTCCAACGAGCAATACCAAAAAATACAGTCCTATCTGAAAATAGGAAAAGAAGAAGGAGCCGAAGTACTGTTAGGAGGTGAAATAAATCGTTTGGAAGGTGATTTGGAAGGTGGATTTTATATTGAGCCTACAATTTTCAAAGGACATAACAAGATGCGTATTTTTCAGGAAGAAATTTTTGGTCCGGTAGTTTGCGTGACTACATTCAAGACGGTTGAAGAAGCCATAGAAATAGCAAACGATACCTTGTATGGATTAGGAGCAGGTGTCTGGACCCGCGATGCCCATGAGTTGTATCAGGTTCCGAGGGCTATTCAGGCAGGACGTGTATGGGTGAACCAATACCATTCCTATCCGGCTCATGCTCCGTTTGGCGGTTATAAAAAATCAGGCTTCGGACGCGAAAACCATAAAATGATGCTCGACCATTACAGAAGCACTAAAAACATGCTGATTTCTTACGATAAAAAGAAATTAGGATTCTTTTAATATTTAATTGTTGGCACCGCATTTTAAATGCGGTGTTTTTATTCTCCAAAAAATAAAAATATATACTATGGCAAATATGAAAGCAGCCCGCTGGCATGCGGCTAAAGATATCCGGGTAGAAGAAACAACAGTGCCGTCACCCGGAAAGAATCAGGTACAGATAGAAGTGCAATTTGCGGGAATTTGTGGTTCCGACCTCCATGAATATACACACGGACCAATGTTGATTCCTTTTGATAAGCCTTATCCGCTTAACGGACATCAGGGAGTGACAACATTGGGTCATGAGTTTGCGGGAATCGTAAACGAAGTGGGCGAAAATGTGAAGAACATAAAAAAAGGTGACAGGGTTGTAGTCGAACCTATTTTTAAAAATCCCGAAAGTCCTTTTATAGCGAATGGACAGTATAATCTTTCAGAACCACTCGGGTTTGTTGGATTGACTTCTAATGGAGGTTTTGCAAAATATACGGTTGTCGAGGATTATATGGTGCATAAAATTCCGGATTCTATGAGCTTTGAGCAGGGAGCATTAGTAGAACCTGCGGCCGTGGCGGTTTATGCGGTTTTGCAAAGCGGTCTTAAAATAGGGCAGTCCTGTGTTATTTTTGGAGCAGGACCTATTGGCCTTTTATGTGTGCAGGCGGCAATTGCGGCAGGAGCAACAACGGTTGTGGTGGTTGACGTGGCTGAAAAACGTTTGGAAAAAGCACTTTCTATAGGAGCCAGTTATGTAATTAACGGAAAAAGCGAAAATATTCCGCAGCAAGTAAGAGACCTGACAAATGGAGGTGCCGATATTTTTCTGGATGCGGCAGGTGTACAGGCAACATTTAACGCCGGACTGGCCAGTTTGAAAAACGGGGGAACGGCTGTTTTGGTTGCTTTGTTTGGAAAACCGGTAAGCCATGATGCCTTTACACAGGTTGTCCGAGAAATTACTATTAAAGGAATTATCGCCTACAGAAATATTTTCCCGGAAGTAATAAATCTTATTGCTACTGGAAGGATGCCGGTTGAAAAATTAGTAACCAGTAAAATAAAACTCGACAATATAGTGAAAGATGGTTTTGAAGCTCTTGTGACCAATCCATCCGAAGTAAAAATATTAGTTGACATTAATAATTAACTTAGTAAATGAGCTTTCCTGTTTTTGGGAGCTCATTTCTTAATCAGTTATGGCTACAAAAAGAGTACTGGCTACCGAAAAAGCCAAAGAAGTAATAGCACGGCTAAAAGCAGAATATGGTGAATTGATTTTTCACCAAAGCGGAGGCTGTTGTGAAGGTTCCTATCCGCATTGTTTTGAAAAAGGCGGTTTTTTGATTGGTTCCAACGATGTGTGCATTGGAGAAATTGAAGGTTGTAAGTTTTATATGGCTGGCGACCAGTTTGAATATTGGAAGCATACCCAACTCACTTTGGATGCTATGGAAGGCAGGGCGGCCAGTTTTTCCCTTGAATCCGTTTTGGATGTCGGCTTTTTTATCCATTCCCGATTGTATACAGAAGAAGAAGCCAAAGATTTGGAACCCGTAGAACGGTTTAATTAACGGTAAGTTTTTGATATTGTTTTGGGGTAATTCCTTCGTGTTTTTTGAACAGGCGTATGAAGTAATTGCTGTCTTCAAAACCCAGTTCATACGAAACTTCATTTACATGGATATTCTGCCCACTTAAAAGGGCTTTTGCCATTTTTATTTTTTCCTGGAGGATAAATTCAACAGGAGTGATTCCCAGTTCTCTTTTGAAAAAACGATGGAAGGCAGTTGTACTCATACAGGCTACATCCGATAGTTTTTTCATATTGATATTGTTATTGATATTTGCCTTGATGTAGGCTATAATGGGAGAAAGTGTCGGATTGGAATCTGTAAGAGTGTTGTCCTGGGCTCCTTTTTGGGTCTGTAGCTGTATGATTTGAATCAGCATTTCCTGTAAGGTCAAATCGGCTATAATGTCTTTGGTTACAGAATTGCTTAGGCAAACTTTAATCAGTTTTTGTATGGAAGCTGCCAATTCTATATTGTTATAGAAAAAATAATTATTGGCATTTAGCTGCCAGTATTCATCCTGACCTTTAGGGTATTTTTCATTAAGCAGATTTAATATTTCGCTGATTTTGGAATGATCTAAAGCGAGGGCAAGGCATTGGGTTGGATTTTGTTTGGAAGCTTCAGGAAAATCAATTTTCATCTCTACATTGGAGGGAACAATAACGGTTTCACCCGGAAGATAATCAAATCCTTCCTTATCAAACAGATGCATTACCTTTTTGCCTCTCAACATGCTGGTCACAACCAAATCATTAAATTTTAAAGGAACCAGCTGAGCTTCCTGATAAGTTTCAAACAGGTTCAGTTCACAATGATTCAAAGTATGTATTGTCCGGTTTTCAACCAGTGTCTTTAAAGAATTTTCTTTGGAAAGTTCGGGAGCATTGAGAATTATTCCGTTTTTTAAAGCCATAACCATCAAAAAGTTTTAAAAAGTAATGACTTCACTTTATAAGAAAAGTCATTCCTATAAAAGTAAAGATTTTTTTTCTTCGGGCAATGAATATTAACGTTTTTGCTGACGGTTGCGTGAACTTTTTAAAATATTTTCAATCATAAAAACAATCCCGATTCCAAAAGTATAGGCAAGAATATCGCTCCATAAAAATCCTTGCCCTAATATAAGACGACCTAAAGTGGTAGCACGGATACTGACTATCCAATCGGCCTGATACAATTGCAACGTCTCTATAATATAACAAACCAAAAGTGAAATTAAAACCGTTGTTTTGGTTCTGGCTTTTGGAAAAAGAAACCGTACCAGAAAGTATATCATGATGGCATAAAGCATGTCGCCTATAAACAGGGGAATCGTTTTTATAAATCGGGATAACAGTCCCAGAACGATTGTTCCTGATAAGAGTAAAAAGTATAATAACCGGGATTGTCTTTTCATACTATAATTTCTGCCCTCTAAAATACAGTGTTTTTACTTAATAAAAACAGGGAATAGCCTTATAGTCAGTAAAATAACTGTTTCTACATTTGGTTTATGCGTAAGCCGAAAAGCAAAAAGAGTAGGCATTATATAAAATAGAATCAGTATGGGAATGTTATTTTACTTAGCAATGGGCTGGTGTGGTACAAAGTTTCCGGGTTGGTGGCGTTTTCCAGTGCCTCCGCATCCAGACCCTGAACCTTGGAGAGATTTTTCTGTTTTGTCAGTAATCGGAATAATTGCAGGCGGAGTAGGTGGGTCATTGTTCCATGATGCAATTACACAAAATGCACTGTTTGCCGGTCAGGAAATGATTGCTTCAGGAATGTTTGCCTTTGCCGCTTCGGGTATAGTTACCGGAATCGGGTCTGTAATGATGAAAGGGAAACGATAAAAACAAAGAATCCTTTCCACTGGGAAAGGATTCTTCTGTTTAAAATCAGATTTTATTTTCAATCCATTTTCTTGCATTCACAAAAGCTTCATGCCAAGGCGAAACTTCATCGTTTCTGCCTTCCGGATAATTTGCCCAGTTCCATTGGAAAGTTGAACGTTCAATATGCGGCATCATAGCCAGGTGTCTTCCGGTTTTGTCGCATAACATGGCAATATTAAAGAAAGAACCGTTAGGATTAGCCGGGTAATTTTCATAACCATATTTTCCAACAACATTGTATTTGTCTTCAGTATAAGGCAAATCAAATTTTCCTTCACCATGCGAAATCCAAACTCCTAAAGTGCTTCCGGCTAATGTGCTTAACATTACGGAATTATTTTCTAAAACGCTCACAGATGTAAAGGCACTTTCGTGCTTGTGAGAGTCGTTATGTCTTAATTTTCCATGTACTTCATGTTCCGGGTTGATTAATTCCAATTCCATAAACAATTGAGCCCCGTTACAGATTCCAACAGACAGCGTGTCTTCTCTTCTGAAAAAATTATCCAAAGCCGTTTTTGCCTTTTCATTGTATAAAAATGCACCGGCCCAACCTTTGGCAGAACCTAAAACATCGGAGTTGGAAAAACCTCCAACAGCCCCAATGAATTGGATGTCTTCGAGAGTTTCACGGCCCGAAATCAAGTCGGTCATATGGACATCTTTTACATCAAAACCAGCTAAATACATAGCATTGGCCATTTCACGCTCAGAATTACTTCCTTTTTCGCGTATGATAGCGGCTTTTGGTCTTGGTTTTGAAGCGTCAATTACCGGTTTTTTTCCTGTAAAATGTTCAGGGAACTTAAATTGCAAAGGCTGTTTTTTATAGTTTTCAAAACGTTCTTTTGCTTTCAGTTCTCCCGACTGTTTTTTGTCTAACAGATACGAAGTCTTGTACCATGTGTCACGTGCTTCAGCCACATCTACAGATAGATTTTGGCTTCCGTTTTTGATAGTTACGGTGTTGCCATCTTTTACTTTTCCAATATTGAAGAAAGAAATATTATTTTGCGCCAATACAGTTTCAACAGAAGCATCTGCCTGGAAAACAATTCCAATGTTTTCAGAGAATAGAACTTTTACAGTATCATTTTCATTCAGATTGCTCAGGTCGAAATCAGCTGCCAGATTCACATCTGCAAAACACATTTCCAGTAAAGTAGTAATTAATCCACCACTTCCAATATCGTGTCCGGCCTGGATTTTTCCTTCCTTAATCAGGTCTTGCAAGACATTAAAAGTAGTCTTGAAATTGGCTGCATTTTTGATTGTAGGAACATCGTTTCCTATTCTGTTTAAAACCTGTGCAAAAGATGAACCTCCCAATTTGAAAGCATCTTCTGAAAGGTTGATATAATAGATATTGCCACCGTCTTTTTTCAGAACTGGCTCGACTACTTTTCGGATATCGGTACAATTACCTGCCGCCGAAATAATTACCGTTCCGGGAGCAATAACATCTCCGTTAGGGTATTTCTGCTTCATTGAAAGGGAGTCTTTTCCTGTAGGGATGTTGATGCCCAATTCTATTGCAAAATCAGAACACCCTTGAACGGCTTCATATAATCTTGCATCTTCACCTTCATTTTTACAGGCCCACATCCAGTTGGCAGAAAGTGAAACTCCTTTTAAGCCGTCTTTTATTGGTGCCCAGATAATGTTAGACAATGCTTCTGCAATTGCCGTGCGGCTTCCTGCAGCAGGGTCAATTAAGGAGGCAACAGGAGAATGGCCTACGGTGGTTGCAATTCCTTCTTTTCCTAAATAATCCAGAGCCATAACCCCAACATTATTCAGAGGCAATTGCAATGGTCCGGCACATTGTTGTTTGGCAACTTTTCCGCCAACACAACGGTCTACTTTATTGGTAAGCCAGTCTTTACAAGCCACAGCTTCCAATTGCAAGACCTGGTTCAGATAATTTTTAAAATTTTCCTGAGTATACTCTAATTCGGTATAGTTTCGATTTACAGTAGTGTCGGTCATTACCATTTTAGGTGAACTTCCAAACATATCTTCCAAAGCAAAATCCATCGGTTTTGCTCCTGTCGTTTTCGACTCAAAAGTGAATCTGTGGTTTCCGGTTACATCACCTACCTGATACATAGGTGAACGCTCACGGTCTGCTATTCTTTGTAAAGTATCGATATCTTTTTGGCCAATAACCAATCCCATTCTTTCCTGAGATTCGTTTCCAATGATTTCCTTGGCAGAAAGTGTAGGGTCGCCTACAGGAAGTTTATCCAAATCAATCAGACCTCCTGTCTCTTCAACCAATTCCGAAAGACAGTTTAAATGGCCTCCGGCTCCATGGTCATGGATGGAAACTATAGGATTCGCATCACTTTCTACAAGGCCACGGATAGCATTTGCAGCACGTTTTTGCATTTCCGGATTGGAACGTTGTATAGCATTCAACTCGATTCCGGAACTGAAAGCACCGGTATCTGCAGAAGAAACTGCAGCACCGCCCATACCAATTCTGTAATTTTCACCACCCAGTATAACGATTTTATCGCCGGTTTTTGGCTTTTGCTTAATAGCCTGGTCTTGTTTTCCATAACCAATTCCTCCGGCTAGCATGATGACTTTGTCGTAACCAAGTTTGTCAACCCTGCCAGAGTTTTGAACGCTGGAAGGGTTATTTTCTTCTTCGTGTTCAAATGTCAGGACTGAACCCGTAATTAACGGCTGTCCGAATTTATTCCCAAAATCAGAAGCTCCATTTGAAGCCTTGATTAGGATATCCATTGGCGTTTGGTATAGCCATTTTCTTTCTTCCATTGCTTTTTCCCATGGACGGTTTTCTTCCAGGCGGGAATAAGAGGTCATGTATACTGCTGTTCCCGCCAAAGGCAAAGAACCTTGCCCGCCAGCCAGACGGTCACGAATTTCTCCTCCGGAACCGGTTGCCGCACCATTGAAAGGCTCAACAGTTGTCGGGAAGTTATGTGTTTCCGCTTTAAGCGAAATAACAGAATCAAAATCTTTTGTTTCGTAAAAATCAGGCTTGTCTGCGGATTTAGGTGCGAATTGTTGCACTTTTGGTCCTTTTAAGAAAGCTACATTGTCTTTATAGGCCGAAACAATATCATTCGGATTTTCTGCGGAAGTTTTCTTAATCAGCTTGAATAGGGAAGAAGGCTTTTCTTCTCCATCAATGATAAAGGTTCCGTTGAATATTTTATGGCGGCAGTGTTCTGAATTTACTTGTGAGAATCCAAATACTTCAGAGTCGGTTAGTTTTCTGCCTAGTTTTTTGGACAAATTTTCCAAATAGTCAACTTCCTCTTTGCTTAATGCCAGTCCTTCTTTTGTATTGAAGCCTGCAATATCTTCAATTTCAAGGATAGGTTCCGGCTGTATATTTATGCTATATATTTCCTGTCCTAATTCAGAATATTTCTGAGAAAGCATCGGATCAAAATCAGAAAAATCAGTAGTGACTTTTTTAAATTCCTCAATACGGATAATGCCTTCGATACCCATATTTTGAGTAATCTCTACGGCATTCGTGCTCCAAGGAGTAATCATTGCAGCTCGTGGGCCAACAAAAAAATCCGCTAGTACGGATTTTTCAATTTTATGGGTGTTGCCAAAAAGCCAGTTTAATTTTGAAATGTCTTGAGCAGAAAGTTCGTTTTGCGTCTGAACGGCAAAAACAGTATTGCTTTCGTTTCCGAAGAAATGAATCATTAGTTCTTATATTTAGTTGTTGTTGTGGCGCAAATTTAGTTCAAAAAGTCCTAAAGTCAAAAGCCTTACGCCAAAAGTTCGTAAACAATCTCTGTTAATAAAAAAGACTGTCTTCCGACAGCCTTTTTCGCATTGTTTTTAGGTGTTATTTCTTTCTTTTCAGCATGATTTCCATACTTTTAAATTCTTTTCCGTCCGGTGTCATGTCATACATTTCCACTTTTTGAGTGTTAGGGTCGACAACGGTAATGACTTCACGAACTTTTTTAATTTTTTTTGTCATCGGGTCAGTAACTTCACCTTCCATTTTAATTGTTTTTGAAGCTTCGTCATAATTTCCTCTCATAACCATAATTCCCGTTCCCATATTGTCAATCCATGTTGAAACGTATTGCTTGGAGGCATTATCATAGGCTAAAGTACTGCGCCCTTCAAAAGGCTGTCCCATCATGTTTCCGGTATGCACCGATTCCTGATAAAGACCGTTTAATATCATTTTGGTATTGGCAGTAGCATTGCTTTTGTGTGGCAACCTATCGTCAGGTCCCATCCAGAAGGTAAGTTCTTCGTCCCAGGTTCCTACGTCAGCAGCCATTTTTTTGTGCATTTCGCCCGGTGTCATGTATTCCTGCCAGGCTTTTTGCATGGCAATCGAATCCATTGGTTCAGACTTTACGGTTTCTGTTGGAACAGAATCTTTTGGTACTGTTGTTGTCGTTTCAACCTTGACTTCTTTTTTACAGGCCGTCAGGCACAGAAGCAAAGCACCCAGATAAATGTAGTTTGTTTTCATAATTGTATTGATTTTGTTTGATTCGCATAAAATTATGAAAAAAAATAATTTAATCTTATTTTTAATGGTGATTTTTCAAAAATGATTAGCGTTCTTCAAAAGTAATAGATTCATAAGCGCCAAGGTCTGGACTTGCCGTA
This portion of the Flavobacterium lindanitolerans genome encodes:
- a CDS encoding aldehyde dehydrogenase family protein; this encodes MSDVLKRPQFKERYDNYIGGKFVPPVHGKYFDNVSPIDGKVFAQAARSSKEDVELALDAAHEAFKSWSKTSPTYRSNLLMKIAQVIEDNLEYLAIVETIDNGKAVRETLAADLPLVVDHFRYFAGVIRGDEGTIAEHDENTVSIVLHEPIGVVGQIIPWNFPLLMATWKIAPALAAGCCTVVKPAEQTPVSIMILMELIGDILPPGVLNIVNGYGIEVGKPLATSSRISKVAFTGSTTSGRLIMQYAAENIIPSTMELGGKSPNIFFKSVADADDEFFDKAIEGAVLFALNQGEVCTCPSRMLIHEDIYDKFIAKVIERTKAIKTLHPLDKSCMMGAQTSNEQYQKIQSYLKIGKEEGAEVLLGGEINRLEGDLEGGFYIEPTIFKGHNKMRIFQEEIFGPVVCVTTFKTVEEAIEIANDTLYGLGAGVWTRDAHELYQVPRAIQAGRVWVNQYHSYPAHAPFGGYKKSGFGRENHKMMLDHYRSTKNMLISYDKKKLGFF
- a CDS encoding 2,3-butanediol dehydrogenase translates to MANMKAARWHAAKDIRVEETTVPSPGKNQVQIEVQFAGICGSDLHEYTHGPMLIPFDKPYPLNGHQGVTTLGHEFAGIVNEVGENVKNIKKGDRVVVEPIFKNPESPFIANGQYNLSEPLGFVGLTSNGGFAKYTVVEDYMVHKIPDSMSFEQGALVEPAAVAVYAVLQSGLKIGQSCVIFGAGPIGLLCVQAAIAAGATTVVVVDVAEKRLEKALSIGASYVINGKSENIPQQVRDLTNGGADIFLDAAGVQATFNAGLASLKNGGTAVLVALFGKPVSHDAFTQVVREITIKGIIAYRNIFPEVINLIATGRMPVEKLVTSKIKLDNIVKDGFEALVTNPSEVKILVDINN
- a CDS encoding DUF779 domain-containing protein, with the protein product MATKRVLATEKAKEVIARLKAEYGELIFHQSGGCCEGSYPHCFEKGGFLIGSNDVCIGEIEGCKFYMAGDQFEYWKHTQLTLDAMEGRAASFSLESVLDVGFFIHSRLYTEEEAKDLEPVERFN
- a CDS encoding AraC family transcriptional regulator, encoding MALKNGIILNAPELSKENSLKTLVENRTIHTLNHCELNLFETYQEAQLVPLKFNDLVVTSMLRGKKVMHLFDKEGFDYLPGETVIVPSNVEMKIDFPEASKQNPTQCLALALDHSKISEILNLLNEKYPKGQDEYWQLNANNYFFYNNIELAASIQKLIKVCLSNSVTKDIIADLTLQEMLIQIIQLQTQKGAQDNTLTDSNPTLSPIIAYIKANINNNINMKKLSDVACMSTTAFHRFFKRELGITPVEFILQEKIKMAKALLSGQNIHVNEVSYELGFEDSNYFIRLFKKHEGITPKQYQKLTVN
- a CDS encoding DUF2809 domain-containing protein, with amino-acid sequence MKRQSRLLYFLLLSGTIVLGLLSRFIKTIPLFIGDMLYAIMIYFLVRFLFPKARTKTTVLISLLVCYIIETLQLYQADWIVSIRATTLGRLILGQGFLWSDILAYTFGIGIVFMIENILKSSRNRQQKR
- the purL gene encoding phosphoribosylformylglycinamidine synthase codes for the protein MIHFFGNESNTVFAVQTQNELSAQDISKLNWLFGNTHKIEKSVLADFFVGPRAAMITPWSTNAVEITQNMGIEGIIRIEEFKKVTTDFSDFDPMLSQKYSELGQEIYSINIQPEPILEIEDIAGFNTKEGLALSKEEVDYLENLSKKLGRKLTDSEVFGFSQVNSEHCRHKIFNGTFIIDGEEKPSSLFKLIKKTSAENPNDIVSAYKDNVAFLKGPKVQQFAPKSADKPDFYETKDFDSVISLKAETHNFPTTVEPFNGAATGSGGEIRDRLAGGQGSLPLAGTAVYMTSYSRLEENRPWEKAMEERKWLYQTPMDILIKASNGASDFGNKFGQPLITGSVLTFEHEEENNPSSVQNSGRVDKLGYDKVIMLAGGIGYGKQDQAIKQKPKTGDKIVILGGENYRIGMGGAAVSSADTGAFSSGIELNAIQRSNPEMQKRAANAIRGLVESDANPIVSIHDHGAGGHLNCLSELVEETGGLIDLDKLPVGDPTLSAKEIIGNESQERMGLVIGQKDIDTLQRIADRERSPMYQVGDVTGNHRFTFESKTTGAKPMDFALEDMFGSSPKMVMTDTTVNRNYTELEYTQENFKNYLNQVLQLEAVACKDWLTNKVDRCVGGKVAKQQCAGPLQLPLNNVGVMALDYLGKEGIATTVGHSPVASLIDPAAGSRTAIAEALSNIIWAPIKDGLKGVSLSANWMWACKNEGEDARLYEAVQGCSDFAIELGINIPTGKDSLSMKQKYPNGDVIAPGTVIISAAGNCTDIRKVVEPVLKKDGGNIYYINLSEDAFKLGGSSFAQVLNRIGNDVPTIKNAANFKTTFNVLQDLIKEGKIQAGHDIGSGGLITTLLEMCFADVNLAADFDLSNLNENDTVKVLFSENIGIVFQADASVETVLAQNNISFFNIGKVKDGNTVTIKNGSQNLSVDVAEARDTWYKTSYLLDKKQSGELKAKERFENYKKQPLQFKFPEHFTGKKPVIDASKPRPKAAIIREKGSNSEREMANAMYLAGFDVKDVHMTDLISGRETLEDIQFIGAVGGFSNSDVLGSAKGWAGAFLYNEKAKTALDNFFRREDTLSVGICNGAQLFMELELINPEHEVHGKLRHNDSHKHESAFTSVSVLENNSVMLSTLAGSTLGVWISHGEGKFDLPYTEDKYNVVGKYGYENYPANPNGSFFNIAMLCDKTGRHLAMMPHIERSTFQWNWANYPEGRNDEVSPWHEAFVNARKWIENKI
- a CDS encoding DUF1579 domain-containing protein, translating into MKTNYIYLGALLLCLTACKKEVKVETTTTVPKDSVPTETVKSEPMDSIAMQKAWQEYMTPGEMHKKMAADVGTWDEELTFWMGPDDRLPHKSNATANTKMILNGLYQESVHTGNMMGQPFEGRSTLAYDNASKQYVSTWIDNMGTGIMVMRGNYDEASKTIKMEGEVTDPMTKKIKKVREVITVVDPNTQKVEMYDMTPDGKEFKSMEIMLKRKK